Part of the Vibrio sp. SCSIO 43137 genome, GGTGCCATTTGAAGATGGCGATATTTACAATGGCTCTCTGGTTACTCAGTTAGAAGAGAATGTAAAACGTATCCTTGGTGAGGCCGGTTATGCCTATCCTAAGGTATATACTCAGCCCGAATTTGATGATGAGAAGCAGCAGGTTACCCTGACAATCTATGTTGAAGCGGGTAAACGTATCTATGTGCGTGATATACGCTTTACCGGTAATAATGCCACCAAAGATGAAGTATTGCGTCGTGAAATGCGTCAGATGGAAGGGAGCTGGTTAAACTCTAAATCCATCGATACGGGTAAAACCCGCCTGAACCGGCTTGGATTCTTTGAAACCGTTGATGTACAGACGGTACGTGTTCCGGGCACAGATGATCAGGTAGATCTGGTTTATAGCGTTAAAGAAGCGAACTCCGGCAGCATTAACTTTGGTGTTGGTTATGGTACTGCGTCTGGTGTCAGTTTTCAGGTTGGCCTGCAGCAAGATAACTTTGCCGGTACAGGTAACCGCATTGGTGTCAGCGCTTCTATGAATGACTCTTCTAAGAATGTGACATTAGAATATAGAGATCCTTACTGGAATCTGGATGGTGTTAGTTTAGGCGGAAAAATCTTCTATAACGAGTTTAAAGCCTCTGAAGCGGGTATTGTCGATTATACCAACCAAAGTTACGGTACCGGACTGACATGGGGTTTCCCATATGATGAACTGAATTTCCTTGAGTTTGGTATCGGATATAAGCACAACAAGATCTCAAATCTGGAATCTTACGTACAGATTGAGCAGTTCCTGGCAGCCCAGAAAAAGAATATGAAGGGAGCTAACGAACTGGTTGTTGATGACTTTGATATTACTCTGGGATGGAGCCGGAACAATCTGAACAGAGGCTTTTTCCCGACTGCCGGTAACCATCAGAGTGCTTCATTTAAGATTACCGTACCGGGATCTGATGTGCAGTACTTTAAGACTCAGTACAATGTCCGTCAGTATATTCCCCTGACCAAGAAACATGAGTTTACCCTGCTGTTACGCGGTAAGTTAGGTTATGGTAACGGTTATGGTAAGGCGGCTGACGGTAATGACAACCTGTATCCGTTCTATGAGAACTTCTATGCTGGTGGTTTCTCTACTCTGCGCGGATTTAGTTCTAACTCCGCAGGTCCAAAAGCGGTATATAACCAGAGTGTCGGTAACAACCCTAACTATATCGCAACAGATAAGTCAGTAGGTGGTAACGCAACGGCATTAGCCAGTGTTGAGCTAATCGTTCCTACCCCGTTCGCATCAGACGAGGCGAGAAGTCAGGTAAGAACCAGTATTTTCTTTGATATGGCCAGTGTCTGGGATACGGAGTTTAAATACCGTAAAGCAGATCCTAATATGTCAGGCAAAGATTACTACTACGATTACTCTGACCCGACCAATTATCGTTCGTCATACGGTGCTGCAGTGCAGTGGATGTCTCCGATGGGGCCACTGGTGTTCTCCATTGCAAAACCGGTTAAAAAATTCAAAGGTGACAGTGAAGAGTTCTTCTCTTTCACCATAGGCAAAACTTTCTAAAAGGATCATATTTTGAAAAAGATTGTTAAAGCTGCTGGTATCAGCCTTGTAGTTCTAAGTGCGTCAATGTTTGCTAACGCGGCTGAAGCTGCGCAGAAAGTGGGCTATATCAGTACCGCCTATATTGTAAAAAATATGCCTCAGCGTGAAGCGATTATGACTAAGCTTCAGGGTGAGCTTAAAGATGACCGTGCTGAGCTGGAAAGAATCAGTGCAGCTATTAATACCAAGGCGCAGCAGATAGATCGTGATGGTGCACTGCTGGGAGAAGACGGTATTCAGAAACTAAAGATTGATATCAGCTCACTTCAGGCTGAAGGTAAGATTAAGCAGGAAGCTTACCAGAAGAAAGCTCAGGCTCTGGAATATAAAGCCCGCACCCAGACTCTGGAGCTGATTCAGAAAGCGGTAGAGAAAATTGCCGATAAAGATGGTTTTGATATGGTTATTGATGCCCAGTCTCTGCAGTTTGCTAAACCAGAACTAAACTTAACTGAAAAAGTGCTTGCTGAACTTAAGTAATTATTATGTCTAGAGTCACTCTTGCTGAACTAGCCGCGGTTACCGGTGGCGAACTACATGGCGATGGATCTGTTGTTATCCATTCTGTTGTCGGAATGGATAAAGCCGGTGAAGGTGATATTACCTTCTTGTCTAACGCTAAATATAAAAAGCATCTGGCAGATTGTCAGGCCTCAGCTATCATGGTGAAAGCCTCTGAAAAGGATCTTTGTAACACCAATATTTTGGTAGTAGAAGATCCGTATCTGGCTTACGCCCTTGTTGCTCAGGCTCTTGATACTACACCAACTGCCGCTTGCAACGGAATCGCTTCTTCCGCTGTGATTGCTGATGATGTTGTTGTTGGTGAAGGGGTTTCTGTCGGTGCAAATTGTACCATTGAATCCGGTGTGGTTTTGGCTGACAACGTCACTATCGGGGCAGGTTGCTTTATCGGCAAAGAGGCAAAAATCGGCAGTAACACTCAGTTGTGGGCAAACGTGACTGTTTATCACAGGGTTGAAATTGGCGAGGCTTGTCTGGTTCAATCTGGTACAGTGATTGGTGCGGATGGTTTTGGCTATGCCAATAGCAAAGGCGAGTGGGTTAAAATTCCTCAGGTCGGATCGGTGAAAATCGGAAACCGTGTTGAAATAGGCGCCTGCACAACTATCGACCGTGGTGCTCTGGACGATACGGTTATTGAAGACAATGTGATTCTCGATAATCAGCTTCAGATAGCACACAATGTCCATATTGGTTACGGTAGTGCGTTGGCTGGCGGTACCATTATTGCTGGTAGTACAACCATAGGTAAGTACTGCATTATTGGCGGTGCGACCGTGATTAATGGCCATATCGAGATTACTGATGGTGTCACTATTACCGGAATGGGGATGGTGATGAGAAGTATTTCTGAGAAAGGAGTATATTCATCAGGTATCCCGTTACAGCCAAATAAAGAGTGGCGTAAAACAGCTGCTCGTGTTCATCGAATTGATGAAATGAACAAAAGATTAAAGGCGGTGGAGAAAAAACTGGAATCCTAATCTGGTTTTTCCTACCTAAGGTCTGCAACACGCGGGCCTTTTCCATTTATAATTCACCGCTATTTTTGAAAATTTACACATAGGAAAACAGGCTTTGACTACTGAAAAGAAAACCATGGATATCACCCGAATTCAGGAACTACTTCCGCATCGTTATCCATTTTTGCTGATTGACCGGGTAACAGATTATGAAGAGGGTAAATACCTTATTGGTCTGAAGAATGTGACAGTCAATGAGCCTCAGTTTACCGGCCATTTCCCACAACTGCCTATTTTCCCGGGCGTGCTTATTCTGGAAGCGATGGCGCAGGCTACTGGTTTGCTGGCGTTTGCTACTTTCGGAGCTCCGAAAGAGAATGAACTATACTATTTCGCAAGTATTGATAAAGCGAAATTCCGTAAGCCGGTAAATCCGGGTGACCAGCTTATTATTGAAGTTGAGTTTCTCAAAGAGCGCCGCGGTATTGCTATGTTTAATGGTGTAGCAAAAGTTGACGGTGAAGAAGTGTGTTCTGCTGAACTAAAATGTGCCCGTAGAGAATTTTAATTATGATTGATGAAACAGCTCAGATTCATCCGACCGCTATTGTAGAAGAAGGCGCAGTTATCGGAGCCAATGTAAAAATAGGCCCGTTTTGCTTTGTTGACAGCAAAGTAGAGATTGGTGACGGAACTGAACTGCTTTCTCATGTGGTAGTAAAAGGTCCGACAAAAATTGGTAAAGATAACCGTATCTTCCAGTTCGCCTCAGTTGGTGAAGCGTGTCAGGACCTTAAGTATGCAGGCGAAGATACCCGTCTGGAAATCGGCGACCGCAACACCATTCGTGAGAGCGTAACCATGCATCGTGGTACCGTTCAGGATGCCGGTATTACTAAGGTTGGCAGTGACAACCTGTTTATGATTAACGCTCATATCGCTCACGACTGTGTTGTGGGAGACCGCTGTATCTTTGCCAATAATGCCACCCTTGCAGGCCATGTTAAAGTTGGTAATCAGGCGATTGTTGGTGGTATGTCCGCTATTCATCAATTCTGTCATGTGGGCGATCACGCTATGCTGGGCGGTGGTTCCATTGTGGTTCAGGATGTGCCGCCTTACGTGATGGCGCAGGGCAATCACTGTGCGCCGTTTGGTATCAACATTGAAGGCCTGAAACGTCGTGGGTTTGAAAAGAAAGAGATCCATGCTATTCGCCGTGCTTACAAAGCTTTGTACAGAAGTGGCAATACACTGGAAGAAGCTAAGCTGGAAATTGCTAAAGAAGCAGAAGAGTTTAATGGTGTTAAGTTGTTCTTAGAGTTTCTGGAGAAATCTGAGCGCGGTATTATTCGCTAAACCCCGACTTGAGTGAATAGTGAGATTTAGAGAAAAGATCGCCCTGTAGCGGTCTTTTTTGTCTATAGATAACCTTAGGAAAAACAGATGTCTGAGTCTAAACGTCTGAAAATAGGAATCGTCGCCGGCGAGCTGTCCGGAGATACCCTTGGTGAAGGATTTATAAAAGCGATACAGCAGAGTTATCCTGATGCTGAGTTCGTTGGTATCGGCGGCCCTAAGATGAAAGCTCTGGGATGCCAATCTCTGTTTGATATGGAAGAGCTGGCGGTTATGGGGCTGGTGGAAGTACTGGGTAGATTGCCACGACTGCTGAAAGTGAAAGCAGAACTGGTTCGCTACTTTAGCCAAAATCCGCCGGATGTGTTTATCGGAATTGATGCGCCTGACTTTAATCTGCGTTTAGAGAAAGATCTTAAAAAATCAGGGATTACCACAGTTCACTATGTCAGCCCCTCTGTCTGGGCGTGGCGTCAGAAACGTATCTTCAAGATTGCTGAAGCAACCAATCTGGTATTGGCCTTCCTGCCTTTCGAAAAAGCATTTTATGACAAGTTTAATGTACCTTGTGAGTTTATCGGCCACACGTTGGCGGATGCGATCCCCCTTGAAAACAACCAAACTGAAGCCAGAGAACTACTAGGTTTACAGTCAGA contains:
- the bamA gene encoding outer membrane protein assembly factor BamA, with the protein product MAIKQLLLASIIVASSAVSAAEQFVVKDIKVEGLQRVALGAALLKIPVRIGDSVSSQDVAGIIRSLYDSGNYEDVKVLRDGDVLVVQVQERPTIANISFSGNKAIKEEQLQQNLDASDIRTGEALDRTTLSNIEKGLEDFYYSVGKYNASVQAVVTPLPRNRADLKFVFSEGVSAKIQQINFIGNEVFSDDELLSRFDLNVDLSWWNFLSDDKYQKQVLAADIEKLTSYYLDRGYVKFKIDSTQVAISPDKKGVYITLNIDEGKPYTIKGVNFKGELIGKEAEFEKMVPFEDGDIYNGSLVTQLEENVKRILGEAGYAYPKVYTQPEFDDEKQQVTLTIYVEAGKRIYVRDIRFTGNNATKDEVLRREMRQMEGSWLNSKSIDTGKTRLNRLGFFETVDVQTVRVPGTDDQVDLVYSVKEANSGSINFGVGYGTASGVSFQVGLQQDNFAGTGNRIGVSASMNDSSKNVTLEYRDPYWNLDGVSLGGKIFYNEFKASEAGIVDYTNQSYGTGLTWGFPYDELNFLEFGIGYKHNKISNLESYVQIEQFLAAQKKNMKGANELVVDDFDITLGWSRNNLNRGFFPTAGNHQSASFKITVPGSDVQYFKTQYNVRQYIPLTKKHEFTLLLRGKLGYGNGYGKAADGNDNLYPFYENFYAGGFSTLRGFSSNSAGPKAVYNQSVGNNPNYIATDKSVGGNATALASVELIVPTPFASDEARSQVRTSIFFDMASVWDTEFKYRKADPNMSGKDYYYDYSDPTNYRSSYGAAVQWMSPMGPLVFSIAKPVKKFKGDSEEFFSFTIGKTF
- a CDS encoding OmpH family outer membrane protein; the encoded protein is MKKIVKAAGISLVVLSASMFANAAEAAQKVGYISTAYIVKNMPQREAIMTKLQGELKDDRAELERISAAINTKAQQIDRDGALLGEDGIQKLKIDISSLQAEGKIKQEAYQKKAQALEYKARTQTLELIQKAVEKIADKDGFDMVIDAQSLQFAKPELNLTEKVLAELK
- the lpxD gene encoding UDP-3-O-(3-hydroxymyristoyl)glucosamine N-acyltransferase — translated: MSRVTLAELAAVTGGELHGDGSVVIHSVVGMDKAGEGDITFLSNAKYKKHLADCQASAIMVKASEKDLCNTNILVVEDPYLAYALVAQALDTTPTAACNGIASSAVIADDVVVGEGVSVGANCTIESGVVLADNVTIGAGCFIGKEAKIGSNTQLWANVTVYHRVEIGEACLVQSGTVIGADGFGYANSKGEWVKIPQVGSVKIGNRVEIGACTTIDRGALDDTVIEDNVILDNQLQIAHNVHIGYGSALAGGTIIAGSTTIGKYCIIGGATVINGHIEITDGVTITGMGMVMRSISEKGVYSSGIPLQPNKEWRKTAARVHRIDEMNKRLKAVEKKLES
- the fabZ gene encoding 3-hydroxyacyl-ACP dehydratase FabZ — its product is MDITRIQELLPHRYPFLLIDRVTDYEEGKYLIGLKNVTVNEPQFTGHFPQLPIFPGVLILEAMAQATGLLAFATFGAPKENELYYFASIDKAKFRKPVNPGDQLIIEVEFLKERRGIAMFNGVAKVDGEEVCSAELKCARREF
- the lpxA gene encoding acyl-ACP--UDP-N-acetylglucosamine O-acyltransferase yields the protein MIDETAQIHPTAIVEEGAVIGANVKIGPFCFVDSKVEIGDGTELLSHVVVKGPTKIGKDNRIFQFASVGEACQDLKYAGEDTRLEIGDRNTIRESVTMHRGTVQDAGITKVGSDNLFMINAHIAHDCVVGDRCIFANNATLAGHVKVGNQAIVGGMSAIHQFCHVGDHAMLGGGSIVVQDVPPYVMAQGNHCAPFGINIEGLKRRGFEKKEIHAIRRAYKALYRSGNTLEEAKLEIAKEAEEFNGVKLFLEFLEKSERGIIR